In one window of Clavelina lepadiformis chromosome 4, kaClaLepa1.1, whole genome shotgun sequence DNA:
- the LOC143451296 gene encoding uncharacterized protein LOC143451296 isoform X3: MSFTSKDNPCKSFAPNIFNKNKCQNCFRPRETHLQSNKDLNKAKPIYGGWLLLAPIGTDFANPMHKNRKWQRRWFVLFEHGALRYALDENITTVAQGTIDMNHCSEVMYADSITDQKYSLCICLPDQKWFMRGENREDIMGWYDQLIVYPETNKEEMRRKKRLFQRKSEVPRLQPAAAATSATSYSAPNTPLTTKSQKPSLDLAQLLMKADNSAKISLGSPLLSRSRNSSTSSSIKSPSSEKSGFLSPRNFSHRSDVVDAPPVSALADRPSSYADLSSSRDLRSGGRPSQPNSDVHSMDESSNVKANNLDTSYFLVERKTSESASSIKTESVKNERLQRHISVSTSSLDSTASNHSLSESTDGSHSGNTKQKHFKDYHNFAEVPKAKRISSRHYQEQKKEVEKKSRARSPGRNEVDRIFGKERRRSRVIETFEVPKADISNKENTEPASSSPDPSSTDQSSSSLKPASTKSSPVSPRDPDHEDKRGRSISRRSTNMKQGTQTEQAPPRSSTAALRRAKSLDRKSYESIQLNADLFNVKKGWLTKQNKDGNWSKHWFVLANKELRYYQASAAEDTVNPDGTIDIRNCKDVRECDVQRNYGFEIKTDEDTFIFAAMTSGIRKNWINAILKSKETPKDSNVTMLDRVEHPKVFEDKPPIAPESAASKKSGYDDISVTERSQRRRARIRDRRKEGRARTFDFAEFRLAAQAATPDPAKDTKLDIAAAPKSEVKARSRTFNADALLRDLKISSTADDNVNPKTSKKSLNLQDNKPESPLIPRSASGLQLAIEEEWKKLEKIEYSSLNGEVAPLANPITETATMVKALQNEVDSLKKQMERVQLERTASSSDDYLDSGLGTLSSTADFSDCKLQGKLDQQNNQIDKLKQQLSAAQESLRKQSSELRECGMQLDISLSESQVAETQLANAQGELLLEKSRREEDEKDHKRKVNALNKELEESDSRLKKSENLHLEAQRRIRELERQVNMQKDHNKEEALLQDHITMLRRHAEEQETEMKDLQEAFEARCQNQKELEDRLSEAKDVIKSYEEQLHDMKEAMKELDKKSSVMSSHRAAPQVDIEKLTSDLEASRLSEENLKEKIARLLMHNQGDKKLLQDELTKEREACERLRNILKDHDDDFAINEKQLLEVKTSIDELKRRLDSAEEGKATLQRENKELGNENRKLKEQLSVFERSSQQTVRELRTRLYSAEKQLGDIEEIRSREASVTESSFKAKLTELEADMGGTGQMIAARLMSLEPSRRVSDPAVSLDKESASHKIHRLELELARKEKELFSAEEKLKEVEIRETEAEDEFTAKLKELNANQDTVSSEFEKTIRNLKLDSQELEEKLEATQDCLRELYSRASQLNDVRSADGYAAKLLISVLHDTLKLSEGHTDLSETPERSPSPDRGDTKWGRVTDAESRQQNQRTMSRLKQLTERLKSSDGRLVSPSGSPLSILGQSGSSSVKTPSSGTSRPENLPLVTSVASLGEDSAAQLFAKQISMQALLLAEMAATLRRSQSTPALGSVGRSQPNFNHNNRQSSPQLTSAEFSDTIAHHTTNGGLLQHVDTLAQKLTLEGMLMCELARLKDSWGSNRGRSLSQRAMGPGVPSSELSSSMVAHAQISYVVQVYNERISRLALEARQARHRADAAMRKLRELVQACKTQDLEAVSNLAVQVDTDSLAPPYSDIPPWEQQVDYGTLHGAQSVSSPPSSEATILDQEANFFQHLADDLKCMSADVQSLSKLGVQLVLADHTLQKFLQPSEIGEHASTVAREAIVQAEIIYISHRLRRDYDEELRKAKNAVTEQATHFEALKKKLKQTDEHWSGKLKQLTEEHNAKVVRLMQEASRLEKTRAEMSKDVEERLTRLSRKHEQELATCNAKHEQECSTLRKELSSAKNQLQTKTKEYMSEVKNLTQRLDQIKVKHRSEGDEARSEYNRKVSKAKSECEREVKKLKKDRENDVKKLKDDFVKEISEAEKEFKDKLTSIEAANRQEISELKKKHRNNVKTMEEDHKEALKVAKRDGKDKAASIKRDLDDLLQQERAKHQVELKAAQDDAEKNVREQVRQKTNELKKEHDNVLKNRDRLHKEQLEREKEIWTKELKQQWEAEAEEEAKICHKRSASLTSESDSKDALKERISSLEEQLTSVQGKLENEQHEHSYQYQLDEIRTLCDESFAAIEESHAKKLDEMMLAHKREVERLKEEHTKELEENNEDTRRAILSVRKHHSEEMKSIRGQPDHTGYDRYSSLRREQEKLKREIETLSEHYSKKCVELEHAREKNEKLDERLRALERDNRRLQAKQDALDEQNYDSQVKKLKVSDSDGKKLGDFYQLQVMLRVRASEIDYLKQEVTSLSKELEEGLQEKKESVRKHHTLFDELTLSRSREGLVRREVTRLKEQLRRAGIVSDEGSDSDEGVERSEEKGKGYDFQKSRSQPDLPANTPTHRLPSTSYVTSSSTSVKRRSSEKAGKDKV, from the exons ATGAGCTTCACTTCCAAAGATAATCCATGCAAAAGTTTTGCACCcaacatttttaataaaaacaaatgccAAAATTGCTTTCGTCCACGAGAAACCCATCTGCAGTCAAATAAGGATTTAAACAAA gCAAAACCTATCTATGGAGGTTGGTTGCTTCTTGCACCTATTGGAACTGATTTTGCCAATCCAATGCACAAAAACAGG AAATGGCAAAGGAGATGGTTTGTGCTGTTTGAACATGGTGCACTTCGCTATGCCTTGGATGAAAAT ATTACGACGGTCGCCCAAGGCACCATAGACATGAACCACTGCTCTGAGGTGATGTATGCAGATAGCATAACAGATCAGAAATATTCTCTCTGCATCTGTCTCCCTGACCAGAAATGGTTTATGCGAGGAGAAAACAGAGAAGACATAATGGG GTGGTACGATCAGCTGATTGTTTATCctgaaacaaataaagaagAAATGCGACGTAAGAAGCGTCTTTTCCAGAGAAAGAGTGAAGTTCCGCGATTACAGCCAGCG GCTGCTGCTACATCTGCAACCAGTTATTCTGCTCCCAACACACCACTAACAACCAAATCACAAAAGCCCTCACTTGATCTCGCACAATTATTAATGAAG GCTGACAACTCGGCTAAAATTTCACTTGGAAGTCCGTTGCTTTCAAGATCTCGCAATAGCTCCACTTCATCCTCCATAAAGAGTCCATCTTCTGAGAAGAGTGGTTTCCTGTCTCCACGAAACTTCTCACACAGATCTGATGTCGTCGATGCTCCCCCTGTCTCAGCATTGGCCGATAGACCGTCATCTTACGCAGATTTGAGCTCTTCAAGAGATCTCAGAAGTGGAGGAAGACCATCCCAGCCTAACTCTGAT GTCCACTCAATGGATGAAAGCTCGAATGTTAAAGCAAACAATCTCGACACAAGTTACTTTCTCGTCGAACGTAAAACGTCTGAATCTGCttcaag TATTAAGACGGAATCAGTCAAAAATGAACGCTTACAAAGACATATAAGTGTTTCTACAAGTTCTCTGGATTCTACTGCAAGTAATCACAGTCTCTCAGAGAGCACAGATGGCAGTCATTCTGG aaacacaaagcaaaaacatttcaaggACTATCACAATTTTGCAGAGGTTCCAAAAGCAAAGCGCATTTCAAGTCGACACTATCAGGAGCAGAAAAAA GAGGTTGAAAAGAAGTCTCGTGCTCGAAGTCCCGGTCGAAATGAAGTTGATCGGATTTTCGGCAAGGAAAGGCGAAGGTCAAGAGTCATTGAAACATTTGAAGTGCCGAAG GCTGATATTAGCAATAAAGAGAACACAGAGCCGGCCTCTTCATCTCCTGATCCTTCAAGCACTGACCAGAGCTCTTCATCCTTGAAGCCTGCATCCACAAAATCCTCTCCTGTGTCTCCACGCGATCCGGATCACGAAGATAAAAGAGGAAGAAGCATCTCTCGTCGATCAACAAACATGAAGCAG GGAACACAGACAGAACAGGCACCACCTCGCTCGAGCACAGCAGCACTTCGAAGGGCAAAATCCCTCGATAGAAAGTCCTACGAATCTATTCAGCTAAAT GCTGACTTGTTCAACGTCAAGAAAGGCTGGCTGACCAAACAGAATAAAGACGGAAACTGGTCCAAGCATTGGTTCGTCCTGGCCAACAAAGAACTTCGTTATTACCAGGCTTCCGCGGCTGAAGat ACAGTGAACCCAGATGGAACAATTGACATACGCAACTGCAAAGATGTTCGTGAGTGCGACGTACAAAGAAACTACGGTTTTGAAATAAAG ACTGATGAAGACACGTTCATTTTTGCTGCGATGACATCTGGTATCCGTAAAAACTGGATAAACGCCATTTTAAAGTCAAAAGAAACACCAAAGGACTCGAATGTTACCATGCTAGACAGAGTTGAACATCCCAAAGTTTTTGAAGATAAACCACCCATTGCACCAGAATCA GCAGCGAGCAAAAAGAGCGGTTATGACGATATCAGCGTCACTGAACGATCTCAACGACGAAGAGCTCGCATTCGCGATAGAAGAAAGGAAGGCCGAGCCCGTACTTTTGACTTTGCAGAATTCAG ATTGGCTGCTCAGGCTGCAACACCCGATCCCGCAAAAGACACCAAACTTGACATTGCAGCAGCGCCTAAGTCTGAAGTTAAG GCACGTAGTAGAACCTTCAATGCAGATGCGCTTTTGAGAGATCTGAAAATCTCAAGCACTGCTGATGATAATGTTAATCCTAAAACCTCAAAAAAATCACTCAATTTGCAAGACAATAAG CCAGAGTCTCCTTTGATCCCAAGATCAGCATCCGGACTTCAGTTGGCAATTGAAGAAGAATGGAAGAAGCTGGAAAAGATTGAGTACAGCTCACTAAATGGCGAGGTTGCTCCTCTGGCCAATCCCATCACAGAGACAGCGACTATGGTGAAAGCTCTGCAAAATGAG gTCGATTCATTAAAGAAGCAAATGGAGAGAGTTCAGTTAGAAAGGACGGCATCATCATCAGACGACTATCTA GACTCTGGACTAGGAACACTTTCGTCAACTGCAGATTTCTCGGACTGTAAACTTCAAGGCAAATTAGATCAACAGAACAATCAGATAGATAAATTAAAACAG CAGTTATCAGCAGCTCAGGAGTCGCTTCGAAAACAGAGCAGTGAGCTTCGAGAATGTGGAATGCAGCTCGATATCTCGTTATCCGAATCTCAAGTCGCTGAGACTCAGTTGGCAAATGCTCAAGGGGAACTACTCCTGGAGAAGAGCAGGAGAGAAGAAGATGAAAAAGATCATAAACG AAAAGTGAATGCTCTTAACAAGGAATTGGAAGAGAGCGACAGTCGATtgaaaaaatctgaaaatctTCATCTCGAAGCACAAAGGCGAATTCGAGAGTTGGAGCGGCAAGTTAATATGCAGAAAGATCATAACAAAGAG GAGGCACTACTCCAGGATCATATCACGATGTTGCGTCGTCACGCTGAGGAACAAGAGACGGAAATGAAAGATCTGCAGGAGGCGTTTGAAGCACGATGCCAGAATCAAAAGGAGCTGGAGGACAGGTTGAGTGAAGCTAAAGATGTAATTAAGAG TTATGAAGAACAATTGCATGATATGAAAGAAGCTATGAAAGAACTGGATAAAAAAAGCAGTGTCATGTCCTCACACAG AGCTGCCCCACAAGTTGACATCGAAAAATTGACTTCTGACCTAGAGGCGTCACGCTTGAGTGAAGAAAACCTGAAAGAGAAGATAGCGAGGTTACTCATGCATAACCAGGGTGACAAGAAGCTCCTGCAG GATGAATTGACCAAAGAACGTGAAGCGTGTGAGCGTTTGCGAAATATCCTGAAAGATCATGACGATGATTTTGCCATCAATGAGAAGCAACTGTTGGAAGTGAAGACATCAATAGACGAG CTAAAACGACGACTGGACTCGGCCGAAGAAGGCAAGGCGACATTGCAACGTGAAAATAAAGAACTTGGCAATGAAAACCGTAAACTAAAAGAACAG TTATCGGTATTTGAGAGAAGTTCGCAACAGACGGTGAGAGAGCTCCGAACCCGTTTATACAGCGCCGAGAAACAACTTGGAGACATCGAAGAAATTCGGTCGCGGGAAGCTTCTGTAACTGAAAGCAGTTTCAAG GCGAAACTAACCGAACTAGAAGCAGACATGGGCGGCACTGGCCAGATGATAGCTGCCCGTCTTATGTCGTTAGAACCTTCTAGACGCGTCTCCGATCCGGCAGTTTCCTTGGACAAAGAGTCTGCAAGTCACAAG ATTCATCGTCTTGAACTTGAACTTGCCAGGAAGGAGAAGGAGTTGTTTTCAGCCGAGGAGAAGTTAAAGGAAGTGGAAATACGTGAAACCGAAGCAGAGGACGAATTCACAGCCAA gttaaaagaactaaacgcGAATCAAGATACGGTGTCCAGTGAGTTCGAGAAAACAATCAGGAACCTAAAACTCGACTCTCAAGAACTTGAGGAAAAACTCGAGGCCACTCAGGATTGCTTACGTGAGTTGTACTCCCGAGCATCTCAACTCAATGACGTCCGCAGCGCCGACGGTTACGCCGCCAAGCTCCTGATCTCGGTCTTACACGACACCCTCAAGCTCTCCGAAGGGCACACTGATCTTTCAGAGACCCCAGAACGGTCCCCGTCTCCCGATAGGGGCGATACGAAGTGGGGCCGCGTCACAGACGCCGAGTCCCGCCAGCAAAATCAAAGGACCATGTCCAGATTAAAGCAACTGACCGAACGCTTGAAGAGCTCGGATGGACGTCTGGTCAGCCCGTCGGGCTCTCCGTTGTCCATATTAGGTCAGTCCGGCTCATCGTCCGTTAAGACCCCGTCGTCGGGGACCAGTAGGCCGGAAAACTTGCCCCTGGTCACGTCTGTTGCGTCCCTTGGTGAAGATAGCGCTGCGCAACTCTTTGCTAAACAG ATAAGCATGCAGGCTTTATTGCTTGCCGAGATGGCGGCCACGTTACGACGAAGCCAGTCAACCCCTGCCCTGGGCAGCGTTGGTCGCAGCCAACCCAATTTCAATCACAACAACCGCCAGTCTTCACCGCAACTCACGTCGGCAGAATTCTCGGACACAATCGCTCATCATACGACCAACGGCGGGTTACTCCAACACGTCGATACCCTGGCGCAGAAGTTGACCCTCGAAGGGATGCTCATGTGCGAACTTGCCCGGCTCAAGGATTCGTGGGGTTCGAATAGGGGTCGATCCTTATCTCAACGGGCCATGGGCCCCGGGGTGCCCAGTTCGGAACTATCGAGTTCCATGGTTGCCCACGCGCAAATCAGTTATGTTGTGCAG GTGTACAACGAGCGCATATCGCGTCTGGCCTTAGAAGCGAGACAAGCGCGCCATCGTGCGGACGCGGCAATGCGCAAACTCCGCGAACTGGTGCAAGCTTGTAAGACGCAAGATTTGGAGGCGGTTTCAAATCTAGCCGTCCAAGTCGACACAGATTCCCTAGCGCCGCCTTACTCCGATATCCCACCCTGGGAACAACAG GTGGACTATGGTACCTTGCACGGGGCACAGTCGGTATCGTCTCCTCCATCCTCCGAGGCAACCATCTTAGATCAAGAAGCAAATTTCTTCCAACACCTCGCGGACGATCTGAAGTGCATGTCCGCCGATGTCCAGTCACTCTCCAAGCTAGGTGTGCAACTGGTATTGGCCGATCATACCTTGCAGAA GTTCTTGCAACCAAGCGAGATCGGCGAGCATGCTTCTACCGTGGCGAGAGAGGCAATCGTCCAAGCTGAGATCATTTATATTTCGCACAG ATTACGTCGAGACTACGACGAAGAACTTCGAAAAGCAAAGAACGCTGTGACCGAACAAGCCACACACTTCGAAGCTCTCAAGAAGAAATTGAAGCAAACCGATGAACACTGGTCTGGAAAACTTAAGCAACTCACAGAGGAACACAACGCAAAG GTGGTGAGGTTGATGCAGGAGGCGTCACGACTAGAAAAGACGAGAGCAGAGATGTCAAAAGATGTAGAGGAGCGTCTCACCCGGTTGTCAAGGAAGCACGAGCAAGAGTTAGCGACGTGCAACGCTAAACACGAACAG GAATGCTCCACATTAAGAAAAGAACTTTCAAGCGCAAAGAACCAGCTGCAGACAAAAACCAAAGAATACATGAGCGAGGTGAAGAATCTCACTCAAAGATTGGATCAGATAAAAGTCAAGCACAG GAGCGAAGGTGACGAAGCAAGGTCAGAATACAACAGAAAGGTCTCGAAAGCGAAATCAGAATGTGAGAGAGAGGtgaaaaaattgaagaaagATCGCGAGAATGACGTCAAAAAGCTGAAG GATGACTTTGTTAAGGAAATAAGCGAAGCTGAAAAGGAGTTCAAAGACAAACTGACATCGATTGAAGCTGCCAATAGGCAAGAAATAAGCGAGTTAAAGAAAAAACACCGAAATAATGTGAAAACAATGGAAGAAG ACCACAAAGAAGCATTGAAGGTAGCGAAGCGTGACGGCAAAGACAAAGCGGCGTCAATTAAGCGTGACCTTGACGACTTGCTGCAGCAGGAAAGGGCCAAGCACCAGGTGGAACTGAAGGCCGCTCAAGACGATGCTGAAAAGAATGTTCGAGAACAAGTTCGTCAGAAAACAAACGAACTGAAGAAA GAACACGACAACGTTCTTAAGAACCGAGACAGGCTCCACAAGGAACAACTCGAAAGAGAAAAAGAAATTTGGACCAAAGAACTCAAACAACAA TGGGAAGCGGAAGCAGAAGAAGAAGCGAAAATTTGTCACAAGCGATCCGCATCTTTGACGTCAGAGAGCGACAGCAAAGACGCCTTAAAAGAGAGAATATCATCCTTGGAGGAGCAG CTCACCTCAGTCCAGGGGAAGCTAGAGAACGAGCAGCACGAGCACTCTTACCAGTACCAGCTGGATGAAATCCGGACTCTTTGTGATGAGAGTTTCGCTGCGATTGAGGAGAGCCACGCCAAGAAG CTGGATGAGATGATGCTCGCCCACAAGAGGGAAGTTGAAAGATTGAAAGAGGAGCACACCAAAGAACTGGAGGAGAACAACGAAGACACGAGACGTGCGATCCTGTCCGTGCGAAAG CATCATAGCGAAGAAATGAAATCTATCCGGGGCCAACCAGATCATACCGGATATGACCGGTATTCGTCGCTTCGCAGAGAACAAGAGAAACTAAAACGAGAGATCGAG ACACTTTCCGAGCATTACTCGAAAAAATGCGTTGAACTTGAGCATGCGCGtgagaaaaacgaaaaattgGACGAGCGACTTCGCGCACTGGAGCGTGACAACCGTCGTCTGCAAGCGAAACAGGATGCCTTGGATGAACAGAACTATGAC TCGCAAGTTAAAAAACTGAAAGTTTCAGACTCAGACGGAAAGAAATTGGGTGATTTCTATCAATTACAG GTCATGTTGAGGGTCAGGGCTTCCGAAATAGATTACCTGAAACAAGAAGTGACGTCACTCAGCAAAGAATTGGAAGAAGGTTTACAG GAAAAGAAAGAATCGGTGCGGAAGCATCACACGCTTTTTGACGAACTCACTCTCTCGCGCTCCCGGGAAGGACTTGTGAGGAGGGAGGTTACCCGCTTAAAAGAGCAGCTTCGTCGAGCGGGTATTGTCAGTGATGAAGGAAGTGACAGCGACGAGGGCGTCGAAAGAAGTGAAGAGAAGGGCAAAGGATACG ATTTTCAAAAGTCCCGAAGTCAGCCGGACCTCCCTGCCAATACGCCAACACACAGACTGCCTTCCACGTCGTACGTGACGTCATCAAGTACGTCAGTGAAAAGGAGAAGTTCCGAAAAAGCGGGCAAAGACAAG gTTTGA